One part of the Alosa alosa isolate M-15738 ecotype Scorff River chromosome 4, AALO_Geno_1.1, whole genome shotgun sequence genome encodes these proteins:
- the LOC125293146 gene encoding PAK4-inhibitor INKA2-like isoform X2 → MHQCERSSVPIRTQKVARLLSMREAGDGLHAQMNSMMGALQELKLLQVQTALEHLDISAKPPSHTHTHTHTHTHSHTLTQTHTQLTQPLFDEPPFPDPPSLLELGSAFISDSSMEEATPPPPPRPLKKRASHRGSVSTSPSSSSSSSSSSSGSGSADSSLLLSHRSSRHSATSYEDASCSASGSGSGSSSSSGSGSGSGSSSSTSWHSRASVRQRQPPAVTAPPPPPLSLSELQELLQCLSRQGPPLRHDLCPLGDEEEEEDGGDWTSSLMSCSRTRQPLVLGDSFLADLVGNWLDLPEVGGAEEGAAAGRCDGGHTPRPSRAQELRRRLALTTGIFKKVLRSVRPDRDKLLKQRPGWPDPTELQNPDQLHKRTKKSAAAAKPKGSFYRPFWSRKGKAGASLPTDRLPPLGIGPQRGAWVPAERGHPLFDHNAAIWV, encoded by the exons ATGCATCAGTGTGAACGCAGCAGTGTTCCTATCCGAACACAGAAAGTGGCTAGGTTG CTGTCGATGCGTGAGGCGGGCGATGGCCTCCACGCTCAGATGAACTCCATGATGGGGGCTCTACAGGAACTCAAACTGCTGCAAGTTCAGACGGCTCTGGAGCACCTGGACATCTCCGCCAagcctccctcccacacacacacgcacacgcacacacacacacactcgcacacactcacccagacacacacacagctgacccAGCCTCTCTTTGACGAGCCTCCATTCCCAGACCCCCCCTCCCTACTGGAGCTCGGCTCCGCCTTCATCTCCGACTCATCGATGGAGGAGGCCACACCCCCACCACCGCCACGCCCCCTTAAGAAGCGCGCCTCCCACCGGGGCAGTGTCAGCACCtccccctcctcgtcctcctcctcctcttcctcctcatcaggGTCAGGCTCAGCAGACAGCAGCCTGCTGCTCTCTCACAGGTCCTCTCGCCACAGCGCCACCTCTTATGAGGACGCTTCCTGCTCCGCCTCTGGATCAGGCTCAGGTTCTAGTTCTAgttctggttctggttctggttcCGGTTCCAGTTCCAGTACCAGCTGGCACTCGCGGGCGTCTGTGCGTCAGCGTCAGCCCCCGGCGGTCACTGCCCCTCCACCTCCGCCCCTCTCGCTGTCCGAGCTGCAGGAGCTGCTCCAGTGCCTGTCACGGCAGGGCCCGCCCCTACGCCACGACCTTTGCCCTCTgggggacgaggaggaggaggaggatggcgGTGACTGGACGTCCTCGCTGATGAGCTGCAGCCGCACGCGCCAGCCGCTGGTGCTTGGCGACAGCTTCCTGGCCGACCTGGTGGGCAACTGGCTGGACCTACCGGAGGTGGGCGGGGCCGAGGAGGGGGCGGCGGCCGGTCGGTGTGACGGCGGACACACCCCGCGTCCATCTCGCGCCCAGGAGCTGCGTCGCCGCCTGGCGCTCACCACCGGGATCTTCAAGAAGGTCCTGCGCAGCGTCCGGCCCGACCGCGACAAGCTGCTGAAGCAGAGGCCTGGCTGGCCTGACCCCACGGAACTGCAGAACCCGGACCAGCTGCACAAGAGAACCAAGAAGAGCGCAGCCGCCGCCAAACCCAAGGGCAGCTTCTACCGGCCCTTCTGGAGCCGCAAGGGGAAGGCCGGTGCCAGTCTGCCCACCGACAGGCTGCCTCCGCTGGGCATCGGCCCACAGAGGGGGGCCTGGGTGCCCGCCGAGAGGGGGCACCCCCTGTTCGACCACAACGCTGCCATCTGGGTGTGA
- the LOC125293146 gene encoding PAK4-inhibitor INKA2-like isoform X1 has translation MESPHGRPERKNMDQCLRRLKQELLSMREAGDGLHAQMNSMMGALQELKLLQVQTALEHLDISAKPPSHTHTHTHTHTHSHTLTQTHTQLTQPLFDEPPFPDPPSLLELGSAFISDSSMEEATPPPPPRPLKKRASHRGSVSTSPSSSSSSSSSSSGSGSADSSLLLSHRSSRHSATSYEDASCSASGSGSGSSSSSGSGSGSGSSSSTSWHSRASVRQRQPPAVTAPPPPPLSLSELQELLQCLSRQGPPLRHDLCPLGDEEEEEDGGDWTSSLMSCSRTRQPLVLGDSFLADLVGNWLDLPEVGGAEEGAAAGRCDGGHTPRPSRAQELRRRLALTTGIFKKVLRSVRPDRDKLLKQRPGWPDPTELQNPDQLHKRTKKSAAAAKPKGSFYRPFWSRKGKAGASLPTDRLPPLGIGPQRGAWVPAERGHPLFDHNAAIWV, from the coding sequence CTGTCGATGCGTGAGGCGGGCGATGGCCTCCACGCTCAGATGAACTCCATGATGGGGGCTCTACAGGAACTCAAACTGCTGCAAGTTCAGACGGCTCTGGAGCACCTGGACATCTCCGCCAagcctccctcccacacacacacgcacacgcacacacacacacactcgcacacactcacccagacacacacacagctgacccAGCCTCTCTTTGACGAGCCTCCATTCCCAGACCCCCCCTCCCTACTGGAGCTCGGCTCCGCCTTCATCTCCGACTCATCGATGGAGGAGGCCACACCCCCACCACCGCCACGCCCCCTTAAGAAGCGCGCCTCCCACCGGGGCAGTGTCAGCACCtccccctcctcgtcctcctcctcctcttcctcctcatcaggGTCAGGCTCAGCAGACAGCAGCCTGCTGCTCTCTCACAGGTCCTCTCGCCACAGCGCCACCTCTTATGAGGACGCTTCCTGCTCCGCCTCTGGATCAGGCTCAGGTTCTAGTTCTAgttctggttctggttctggttcCGGTTCCAGTTCCAGTACCAGCTGGCACTCGCGGGCGTCTGTGCGTCAGCGTCAGCCCCCGGCGGTCACTGCCCCTCCACCTCCGCCCCTCTCGCTGTCCGAGCTGCAGGAGCTGCTCCAGTGCCTGTCACGGCAGGGCCCGCCCCTACGCCACGACCTTTGCCCTCTgggggacgaggaggaggaggaggatggcgGTGACTGGACGTCCTCGCTGATGAGCTGCAGCCGCACGCGCCAGCCGCTGGTGCTTGGCGACAGCTTCCTGGCCGACCTGGTGGGCAACTGGCTGGACCTACCGGAGGTGGGCGGGGCCGAGGAGGGGGCGGCGGCCGGTCGGTGTGACGGCGGACACACCCCGCGTCCATCTCGCGCCCAGGAGCTGCGTCGCCGCCTGGCGCTCACCACCGGGATCTTCAAGAAGGTCCTGCGCAGCGTCCGGCCCGACCGCGACAAGCTGCTGAAGCAGAGGCCTGGCTGGCCTGACCCCACGGAACTGCAGAACCCGGACCAGCTGCACAAGAGAACCAAGAAGAGCGCAGCCGCCGCCAAACCCAAGGGCAGCTTCTACCGGCCCTTCTGGAGCCGCAAGGGGAAGGCCGGTGCCAGTCTGCCCACCGACAGGCTGCCTCCGCTGGGCATCGGCCCACAGAGGGGGGCCTGGGTGCCCGCCGAGAGGGGGCACCCCCTGTTCGACCACAACGCTGCCATCTGGGTGTGA